A window from Streptomyces sp. NBC_00335 encodes these proteins:
- a CDS encoding sensor histidine kinase yields MRFRGKSIRRKIVALLLVPLVSLTALWGFATVITGRQAVQLLDVAYVIDKVGYPVEDVVRVIQKERRQTLVVIGDPRAAVANTELLISRAATDEAVEKISADAKDPEVADELDPASARHLSSVLEAFRSIGALRSAVDGGSLDTNQALELYNRLVDPCYDFLMNLHALEDVEMDKQGRALVGITRARETLSREDALVAGALAARNVSQADIRHVSDFVANRKLLYEFNLAILPAADREQFEQYWNNPESRALREAEERFLVQGPTHSPRNVPAAHWDTAAGKVLEDLAVMGTAAGDRYQKRVEPVAMDVLVQAALAGVLGFIALIVSLVLSVRIGRELIRDLSRLRKEAHEVSGIRLPGVMRRLAAGENVDVETEAPRLEYEKDEVGQVGQALNTLQRAAIEAAVKQAELRRGVSEVFVNLARRNQVLLHRQLTLLDTMERRTEDTEELADLFRLDHMTTRMRRHAEGLVILSGAAPSRQWRKPVQLMDVVRAAVAEVEDYERIEVRRLPRLGIGGPAVADVTHLIAELLENATVFSPPHTAVQVLGERVANGFTLEIHDRGLGMTPEALFDANLRLSETSEFELSDTDRLGLFVVSRLAHRHEVKVRLQISPYGGTTAVVFLPVALLTEAPETNGAGIRLAGGKALGGPVGATRQRAVAESGTSGRRLPAGAELRGPVELEAPIGMLGLDEPAPAPEDVPTGITGSAATAGLTGVSGAKGRPAMATLDDETPPNGISRNSLLGLRPAGRPHTDRHTDRGGPRKADRIADRMGERAPDGSGDRTGLWKGDRSTDATAERGGARLTDRDAGRDGLRDRDRNHDRDRDRTRDRRDHREREPLPPTGPVRLEPARAESARPDGARSPGAVPLPRRRPTPTLVAEHGRRVDPRPVSAVPDPAQEGPLPSGPAHPAPAPSGATLPRRIRQASLAPQLKDAPAPAPAEAAADPGADRDAEDVRRRMSSLQRGWTAGRDHHARQQAEHATQAEQTAQAEPTTQAPQQTTPALQADQPRQARRPAPHQSVTEAGTPAATGPGSENEGDGR; encoded by the coding sequence ATGCGCTTTCGCGGGAAGTCCATCCGCCGGAAGATCGTGGCGTTGCTCCTTGTGCCGCTCGTCTCCCTGACGGCCCTCTGGGGCTTCGCAACGGTGATCACCGGCCGGCAGGCCGTCCAACTCCTCGATGTCGCCTACGTCATCGACAAGGTCGGCTACCCCGTGGAGGACGTCGTCCGCGTCATCCAGAAGGAGCGCCGCCAGACCCTCGTGGTCATCGGCGACCCGCGCGCCGCCGTCGCCAACACCGAGCTGCTCATCAGTCGCGCGGCCACCGACGAGGCGGTCGAGAAGATCTCCGCCGACGCCAAGGACCCCGAGGTCGCCGACGAACTCGACCCGGCCTCCGCCCGGCACCTGAGCTCCGTCCTCGAAGCGTTCCGCAGCATCGGAGCGCTGCGCAGCGCGGTGGACGGGGGCTCCCTCGACACCAACCAGGCGCTGGAGCTCTACAACCGGCTCGTGGACCCCTGCTACGACTTCCTCATGAACCTCCACGCGCTCGAAGACGTGGAAATGGACAAGCAGGGCCGGGCCCTCGTCGGCATCACCCGCGCCCGCGAGACGCTCTCGCGCGAGGACGCCCTCGTCGCCGGGGCCCTGGCCGCCCGCAACGTCAGCCAGGCGGACATCCGCCACGTCTCCGACTTCGTCGCCAACCGCAAGCTGCTCTACGAGTTCAACCTCGCGATCCTCCCGGCCGCCGACCGGGAGCAGTTCGAGCAGTACTGGAACAACCCGGAGAGCCGCGCCCTGCGCGAGGCAGAGGAGCGATTCCTCGTCCAGGGCCCGACCCACAGCCCGCGCAACGTCCCTGCCGCCCACTGGGACACGGCCGCCGGAAAGGTGCTCGAAGACCTCGCCGTCATGGGCACCGCCGCGGGCGACCGCTACCAAAAGCGCGTCGAGCCCGTCGCCATGGACGTCTTGGTCCAGGCCGCCCTCGCCGGGGTGCTCGGATTCATCGCCCTGATCGTCTCGCTCGTCCTGTCCGTGCGCATCGGCCGCGAGCTGATCCGCGACCTGTCCCGGCTCCGCAAGGAGGCCCACGAGGTCTCCGGCATCCGCCTCCCCGGTGTCATGCGCCGCCTCGCCGCGGGCGAGAACGTGGACGTGGAGACCGAGGCCCCGCGCCTGGAGTACGAGAAGGACGAGGTCGGCCAGGTCGGCCAGGCCCTCAACACCCTCCAGCGCGCGGCCATCGAGGCCGCCGTCAAGCAGGCCGAACTGCGCCGCGGGGTGTCCGAGGTCTTCGTCAACCTGGCCCGCCGCAACCAGGTGCTCCTGCACCGCCAGCTCACCCTGCTCGACACCATGGAGCGGCGCACCGAGGACACCGAGGAGCTCGCCGACCTCTTCCGCCTCGACCACATGACCACCCGCATGCGCCGCCACGCCGAGGGCCTGGTGATCCTCTCCGGAGCCGCGCCCTCCCGCCAGTGGCGCAAGCCCGTGCAGCTGATGGACGTCGTACGGGCCGCCGTCGCCGAGGTGGAGGACTACGAGCGCATCGAGGTGCGCCGGCTGCCGCGCCTGGGCATCGGCGGCCCGGCCGTGGCCGACGTCACCCACCTCATCGCCGAACTCCTGGAGAACGCCACCGTCTTCTCCCCGCCGCACACCGCGGTCCAGGTCCTCGGCGAGCGCGTGGCCAACGGCTTCACCCTGGAGATCCACGACCGCGGCCTCGGCATGACACCCGAAGCGCTCTTCGACGCGAATCTCCGGCTCAGCGAGACCTCCGAGTTCGAACTCTCCGACACCGACCGGCTCGGCCTGTTCGTCGTCAGCCGCCTCGCGCACCGCCACGAGGTCAAGGTCCGCCTCCAGATCAGCCCCTACGGAGGCACCACCGCGGTGGTCTTCCTCCCGGTGGCCCTGCTGACGGAGGCTCCCGAGACCAACGGCGCCGGCATCCGGCTGGCCGGCGGCAAGGCACTCGGCGGTCCGGTCGGCGCCACCCGGCAGAGGGCCGTCGCCGAGAGCGGAACCTCCGGCCGACGGCTCCCGGCCGGCGCCGAACTGCGCGGCCCCGTCGAGCTGGAGGCCCCGATCGGCATGCTGGGGCTGGACGAGCCCGCCCCGGCCCCGGAGGACGTCCCCACCGGCATCACGGGCTCCGCCGCGACCGCCGGGCTCACCGGGGTCTCCGGAGCCAAGGGCAGGCCCGCCATGGCCACCCTCGACGACGAGACCCCGCCGAACGGCATCTCGCGCAACTCCCTGCTCGGCCTGCGCCCGGCCGGCCGCCCGCACACGGACCGGCACACCGACCGAGGCGGTCCCCGCAAGGCCGACCGCATCGCGGACCGCATGGGCGAGCGGGCCCCGGACGGCTCCGGCGACCGCACCGGTCTCTGGAAGGGCGACCGGTCCACCGACGCCACCGCCGAGCGGGGCGGCGCCCGGCTCACCGACCGCGACGCGGGCCGGGACGGCCTGCGCGACCGCGACCGGAACCACGACCGGGACCGCGACCGCACCCGTGACCGCCGCGACCACCGCGAGCGGGAGCCCCTGCCGCCCACCGGCCCGGTCCGCCTGGAGCCGGCGCGCGCGGAATCCGCCCGCCCCGACGGCGCCCGCTCGCCCGGCGCCGTGCCGCTCCCGCGCCGGCGCCCCACCCCGACCCTGGTGGCCGAGCACGGCCGCCGCGTGGACCCCCGTCCCGTCTCGGCCGTTCCGGACCCGGCCCAGGAGGGGCCACTCCCCAGCGGCCCGGCGCACCCCGCGCCGGCGCCCTCCGGGGCGACCCTGCCCCGCCGGATCCGCCAGGCCAGCCTCGCGCCCCAGCTCAAGGACGCCCCGGCCCCGGCCCCCGCCGAAGCCGCCGCGGACCCGGGGGCCGACCGCGACGCCGAGGACGTACGCCGGCGCATGTCCTCGCTCCAGCGCGGCTGGACCGCGGGCCGCGACCACCACGCGCGGCAGCAGGCGGAGCACGCGACTCAGGCCGAGCAGACGGCTCAGGCCGAGCCGACGACCCAGGCGCCGCAGCAGACCACGCCCGCCCTGCAGGCCGACCAGCCGCGGCAAGCGCGGCGACCCGCACCACACCAGTCCGTGACCGAGGCCGGCACCCCTGCCGCCACCGGTCCCGGTAGCGAGAACGAAGGGGACGGTCGATGA
- a CDS encoding roadblock/LC7 domain-containing protein, translating to MTAPQSGNDTRGRGSGPLNWLLDELVDRVASIRKAVVLSGDGLPTGSSKDLTREDSEHLAAVASGFHSLAKGVGRHFDSGRVRQTVVELDEAFLFVMAAGDGSCLAVLADADSDVGQVAYEMTLMVKRVGDHLATAPRTGLPAGG from the coding sequence ATGACCGCACCGCAGTCCGGCAACGACACCAGGGGCCGCGGCTCCGGCCCGCTCAACTGGCTCCTCGACGAGCTCGTCGACCGGGTCGCCAGCATCCGCAAGGCCGTGGTCCTCTCCGGCGACGGCCTGCCCACCGGAAGCTCCAAGGACCTCACCCGGGAAGACAGCGAGCACCTGGCCGCCGTGGCCTCCGGGTTCCACAGCCTCGCCAAGGGCGTGGGCCGTCACTTCGACTCCGGCAGGGTCCGCCAGACCGTGGTCGAGCTGGACGAGGCGTTCCTCTTCGTCATGGCGGCCGGCGACGGAAGCTGCCTGGCGGTCCTGGCCGACGCCGACTCCGACGTCGGCCAGGTCGCGTACGAGATGACGCTCATGGTCAAGCGGGTCGGTGACCACCTGGCGACCGCCCCGCGCACCGGGCTGCCAGCCGGAGGGTGA
- a CDS encoding DUF742 domain-containing protein yields MSDPGQDHPAHIPGTAAASAADAARDQWFDDDAGPVVRPYAMTRGRTSHAGQHRLDLIALVVAESAAADPVWDTTLSPEHADILGLCLLRPQSVAELAAELDLAVGVVRVLIGDLVDDELVHVTRPVPPAELPDESILREVIDGLRAL; encoded by the coding sequence ATGAGCGATCCAGGCCAGGACCACCCCGCCCACATCCCCGGCACTGCCGCCGCTTCCGCTGCCGACGCCGCTCGCGACCAGTGGTTCGACGACGACGCGGGTCCGGTGGTGCGTCCGTACGCGATGACCCGCGGCCGGACCAGCCACGCCGGACAGCACCGCCTCGACCTGATCGCGCTGGTGGTCGCGGAATCCGCGGCGGCCGACCCGGTCTGGGACACGACCCTGTCCCCGGAACACGCCGACATCCTCGGGCTCTGCCTGCTCCGCCCGCAGTCCGTCGCGGAACTCGCGGCCGAACTCGACCTCGCGGTCGGGGTCGTACGCGTTCTGATCGGCGACCTCGTCGACGACGAACTGGTACACGTGACCCGGCCGGTCCCCCCGGCCGAACTGCCCGACGAATCCATTCTGCGTGAGGTGATCGATGGCCTTCGGGCGCTCTAG
- a CDS encoding GTP-binding protein — MAFGRSSRTGAMHAVTPVEPLTLKILVAGGFGVGKTTLVSAVSEIRPLRTEERLSEPGRAIDDTGGVEGKSTTTVAMDFGRITLREDLVLYLFGTPGQNRFWFLWDELAQGSLGAVVLADTRRLSDCFAAIDYFERREIPFVVAVNCFEGAEQYPVVTVREALDLTPEVPVLLCDARDRESVKDVLVGVVEHAMTLARARRRSLTAGDRGPA, encoded by the coding sequence ATGGCCTTCGGGCGCTCTAGCCGCACCGGCGCCATGCATGCCGTGACGCCGGTCGAGCCGCTGACCCTGAAAATCCTGGTCGCGGGCGGCTTCGGGGTGGGCAAGACCACCCTGGTCAGTGCGGTGAGCGAGATCAGACCGCTCCGGACGGAGGAACGTCTCTCCGAGCCGGGCCGCGCCATCGACGACACCGGGGGAGTGGAGGGCAAGAGCACCACCACGGTGGCCATGGACTTCGGGCGCATCACCCTGCGCGAGGACCTGGTGCTCTACCTGTTCGGCACCCCCGGGCAGAACCGCTTCTGGTTCCTGTGGGACGAGCTGGCCCAGGGCTCGCTCGGCGCCGTCGTCCTCGCGGACACCCGGCGGCTCTCCGACTGCTTCGCGGCCATCGACTACTTCGAGCGCCGCGAGATCCCCTTCGTGGTCGCCGTGAACTGCTTCGAAGGAGCGGAGCAGTACCCCGTGGTGACCGTACGGGAAGCCCTGGACCTCACTCCGGAGGTACCGGTGCTGCTGTGCGACGCACGGGACCGGGAGTCGGTGAAGGACGTGCTGGTGGGGGTCGTGGAACACGCGATGACCCTGGCCAGGGCCCGCCGCCGGAGCCTGACGGCGGGGGACCGGGGCCCGGCCTGA
- a CDS encoding lipid-transfer protein yields the protein MSASVADVAVLGAGMHPWGKWGRSFVEYGRAAARAALADAGLDWTDVQSIVGADTVRSGYPGYVAGATFAQALGWQGARVTSVYAACASGAQAIGAARAQILAGLADVVLVVGADAAPKGFFAPAGGDRPDDPDWLRFRVLGATNPAYFALYARRRMALYGDTGEDFAQVKVKNAAAGLLNPNARYRKAVTAEEVAASAIVADPLRLLDICATSDGGAALVLSSMDFARSRGVPDPVRIRAVSTVTPTYPRTVLDLPDIATDSTTAAVPVPGSFRASIARAAYEEAGLGPDDLSLAEVYDLSTALELEWYEDIGLCGEGEGAKLVREGATALGGRIPVNTSGGLASFGEAVPAQAIAQVCELTWQLRGTAGDRQVAGARAGITANQGLFGHGSAVVAVR from the coding sequence GTGAGCGCCTCCGTCGCGGACGTCGCCGTCCTCGGGGCCGGCATGCACCCGTGGGGCAAGTGGGGCCGCAGCTTCGTCGAGTACGGGCGGGCCGCCGCGCGGGCCGCGCTCGCCGACGCCGGGCTGGACTGGACCGACGTGCAGTCCATCGTGGGGGCCGACACCGTGCGGTCGGGCTACCCCGGCTACGTGGCCGGGGCCACCTTCGCGCAGGCGCTGGGCTGGCAGGGCGCACGCGTGACCAGCGTGTACGCGGCCTGCGCGTCCGGCGCCCAGGCCATCGGTGCGGCCCGGGCGCAGATCCTGGCCGGTCTGGCCGACGTGGTGCTGGTGGTCGGGGCGGACGCCGCCCCGAAGGGGTTCTTCGCGCCGGCGGGCGGGGACCGGCCGGACGACCCGGACTGGCTGCGCTTCCGGGTCCTGGGGGCCACGAACCCGGCGTACTTCGCGCTGTACGCCCGGCGCCGGATGGCCCTCTACGGGGACACCGGTGAGGACTTCGCGCAGGTCAAGGTGAAGAACGCGGCGGCCGGGCTGCTGAACCCGAACGCCCGCTACCGCAAGGCCGTGACGGCCGAGGAGGTGGCCGCCTCGGCGATCGTCGCCGATCCGCTGCGGCTGCTCGACATCTGCGCCACCTCCGACGGCGGCGCGGCGCTGGTGCTGAGCAGCATGGACTTCGCGCGCTCGCGGGGCGTCCCGGACCCGGTGCGGATCCGGGCCGTGTCCACGGTGACGCCCACGTATCCCCGTACCGTCCTGGACCTGCCGGACATCGCCACCGACTCGACCACCGCGGCCGTTCCGGTACCCGGGTCCTTCCGGGCCTCGATCGCGCGGGCCGCGTACGAGGAGGCGGGGCTCGGACCGGACGACCTCTCGCTCGCCGAGGTCTACGACCTGTCCACCGCGCTGGAACTGGAGTGGTACGAGGACATCGGCCTGTGCGGGGAGGGCGAGGGGGCCAAGCTCGTGCGGGAGGGCGCGACCGCGCTCGGCGGGCGGATCCCCGTCAACACCAGTGGTGGACTGGCGTCGTTCGGGGAGGCGGTGCCGGCGCAGGCCATCGCCCAGGTGTGCGAGCTGACTTGGCAGCTCCGGGGCACGGCCGGGGATCGGCAGGTGGCGGGAGCGCGGGCCGGAATCACCGCGAACCAGGGGCTGTTCGGGCACGGTTCGGCGGTCGTCGCCGTGCGCTAG
- a CDS encoding Zn-ribbon domain-containing OB-fold protein, with product MERTRTPVVSGWFTGDDADGTGGGFRLLGTRCSACAAVFFPREDAYCRNPRCPGGGELVETPLSPRGRVWSYTDGRYRPPAPYVSDPDTPWTPYTLVAVELEAEGMVVLGQTVPGVGVGDLAVGMEVEVVGGVLNVDSDGPDGTAWTTWQFRPVGVER from the coding sequence TTGGAACGCACACGCACACCCGTGGTCAGCGGGTGGTTCACCGGGGACGACGCGGACGGCACGGGCGGCGGCTTCCGCCTGCTGGGCACCCGGTGCTCCGCCTGCGCCGCCGTGTTCTTCCCGCGCGAGGACGCGTACTGCCGCAATCCGCGCTGCCCGGGCGGCGGCGAGCTCGTCGAGACCCCGCTGTCCCCGCGCGGCCGGGTCTGGTCCTACACGGACGGGCGGTACCGGCCGCCCGCGCCGTACGTGTCCGACCCGGACACACCCTGGACCCCGTACACCCTGGTCGCCGTGGAGCTGGAGGCCGAGGGGATGGTCGTGCTCGGGCAGACGGTGCCCGGGGTGGGCGTCGGCGACCTGGCGGTCGGGATGGAGGTCGAGGTGGTCGGCGGTGTGCTGAACGTGGACTCCGACGGACCGGACGGCACCGCCTGGACCACCTGGCAGTTCCGGCCCGTGGGGGTGGAGCGGTGA
- a CDS encoding DUF962 domain-containing protein, which translates to MTFSSYEEFWPYYVAMHSRAATRWIHLTGTLTGLALTAYGLARGRKRYLAALPVIGYGTAWPAHFLIERNNPASFGNPGWSLRGDAQMIRMMLAGRDAELGEIARKWLAENPCEECGTGGAFPSVP; encoded by the coding sequence ATGACATTCAGTTCGTACGAGGAGTTCTGGCCCTACTACGTCGCCATGCACTCCCGCGCCGCCACCCGCTGGATCCATCTCACCGGCACCCTCACCGGCCTCGCGCTCACCGCCTACGGGCTGGCCCGCGGCCGCAAGCGGTACCTCGCCGCGCTCCCCGTGATCGGGTACGGGACCGCCTGGCCGGCGCATTTCCTGATCGAGCGGAACAACCCGGCCAGCTTCGGCAATCCGGGGTGGTCGCTGCGCGGGGACGCGCAGATGATCCGGATGATGCTGGCCGGGCGGGACGCGGAGCTCGGTGAGATCGCGCGGAAGTGGCTTGCCGAGAACCCGTGCGAGGAGTGCGGCACCGGGGGTGCGTTCCCGAGCGTTCCCTGA
- a CDS encoding M15 family metallopeptidase, producing MTVVAGWVGALGMLGALAAVGAPGVVAAPGSPGAVGALGAAVPPRAVPVGRAAPGDGFVVVSEVDATIGQEMRYATSRNFTGAVVDGYDEPVCLLARPAAEALRRAQREALRGGYSLLVYDCYRPQRAVDRFVRWARDGADQRTKAEFYPEVAKERLIPEGYIAEKSGHSRGSTVDVTLTEVGRGPLDMGTPFDFFDPLAHTASPRVTGSARAHREVLGRLLGAQGFVNLPQEWWHFTYAPEAFPATYFDFPVSVASVHR from the coding sequence ATGACGGTCGTTGCGGGATGGGTGGGCGCGCTGGGGATGCTGGGGGCACTGGCGGCGGTGGGCGCGCCTGGGGTGGTGGCCGCGCCAGGCTCGCCCGGGGCGGTGGGCGCGCTCGGAGCGGCCGTCCCGCCCCGAGCCGTCCCCGTCGGGCGGGCCGCGCCGGGCGATGGGTTCGTCGTGGTGTCCGAGGTGGATGCGACCATCGGGCAGGAGATGCGGTACGCCACGTCGCGGAATTTCACCGGGGCGGTCGTGGACGGCTACGACGAGCCCGTCTGTCTGCTCGCGCGGCCCGCCGCCGAGGCGCTGCGGCGGGCGCAGCGGGAGGCGTTGCGCGGCGGGTACTCGCTGCTGGTGTACGACTGCTACCGGCCGCAGCGGGCCGTCGACCGGTTCGTGCGGTGGGCCCGGGACGGGGCGGATCAGCGGACCAAGGCGGAGTTCTATCCGGAGGTGGCCAAGGAACGGCTGATCCCGGAGGGGTACATCGCCGAGAAGTCCGGGCACAGTCGCGGCAGCACCGTCGACGTGACCTTGACGGAGGTGGGACGGGGGCCCCTCGACATGGGGACGCCCTTCGACTTCTTCGATCCGCTGGCGCACACCGCCAGCCCGCGGGTGACGGGTTCGGCCCGCGCGCACCGGGAGGTGCTCGGGCGGCTGCTCGGCGCGCAGGGGTTCGTGAACCTGCCTCAGGAGTGGTGGCACTTCACGTACGCACCGGAGGCGTTCCCGGCCACGTATTTCGATTTTCCCGTCTCTGTCGCCTCCGTTCACCGCTGA
- a CDS encoding NUDIX domain-containing protein has translation MPAHLKDSHCSTCGALFDSADWPRTCPSCGAVAYRNPLPVAVALLPVEDELGAGLVVITRTIEPALGGIALPGGFMDFGEDWRESVVRELREETGIHAPACEVALADTLSSPAGHLLVFGLLPVRPTASLPASTPTDETTGWHVLRGPEQLAFPLHTRAAAAWFEGRYTHPA, from the coding sequence ATGCCGGCGCACCTGAAGGACTCGCACTGCTCCACCTGCGGAGCCCTGTTCGATTCGGCCGACTGGCCCCGCACCTGCCCGTCGTGCGGCGCGGTCGCCTACCGCAACCCCCTCCCGGTAGCCGTCGCGCTCCTCCCCGTCGAGGACGAGCTGGGCGCCGGCCTGGTGGTCATCACCCGCACCATCGAGCCCGCCCTCGGCGGCATCGCCCTGCCCGGCGGCTTCATGGACTTCGGCGAGGACTGGCGCGAGTCCGTCGTCCGCGAACTCCGCGAGGAGACCGGCATCCACGCCCCGGCCTGCGAGGTCGCCCTCGCCGACACCCTCAGCTCCCCGGCCGGCCACCTGCTCGTCTTCGGCCTGCTGCCCGTACGCCCCACCGCTTCCCTCCCCGCGTCGACCCCGACGGACGAGACCACCGGCTGGCACGTCCTGCGCGGCCCGGAGCAGCTGGCGTTCCCGCTCCACACGAGGGCCGCCGCAGCGTGGTTCGAGGGCAGGTATACGCACCCGGCCTGA
- a CDS encoding glycoside hydrolase family 31 protein produces the protein MDGRGLVRAVKDLGGERGRRAWRSAWRNRRVDAAGLAPRGAERARVPGVLTGTEPRAGGGVLRFTRSELLVRVTAGGAVFWGWDGAAPTPSYAVVGSGPEPDPRAVLEPDTDGGWRVVSERVTVAVSRHGAVEVRTPGGTVLRRDLPPRWWEPAGGGGGAAGGGGADEGGAAGGGRGGRAAGRGGDARWLLRSEVAADARVFGLGGRAVGPRLRDGSYRLWNTDPKGGFGSGAGSGEDPLYITMPVQLVVADAGTHLIFHDNSWDGRVVLREGEEGAGSGADRPGSCELRMEGGPLRCWVLVGPPGRVLQGWSGLTGGAAVPPEWALGYQHARWGFGSAAEVRRIVAGYAEHGLPLSAVHLDIDHYDGHRVFTVDRERFPDLPGLAKELADGGVRLVSIVDPAVKTGDPVHASGLAVGAHGAFVRDAAGREVRGEVWPGECAYPDFTDPQVRRWWGGLYEERLAQGFAGVWHDMNEPVAFAPFGDRTLPRSARHAMDGAGGDHREAHNVYALAMARAGWEGLVRLRPAERPFLFSRSGWAGMQRYGGTWSGDVASSWDGLRASLALVLGLGLCGVPYSGPDVGGFWGTPSPELYLRWLQLGSYLPLFRTHSAIWAGRREPWEFGEETTRAARAVLAERERLRPYFVTLAHLARRTGAPYVRPLWWGAPEDRALRECEDAFLLGDALLVAPVLECGSDRRAVRLPRGQWYDTATGRAYEGPGQILLDAPADRIPVLARAGSLLPVRAADGSVALEAWAPARGRTGGGVVIRDPGPGFEPGEVERYVVRWVGDAVVVEDEAGERVDGVVLRGL, from the coding sequence ATGGACGGTCGTGGGCTGGTGCGTGCGGTGAAGGACCTCGGCGGCGAGCGGGGGCGGCGCGCTTGGCGCTCCGCGTGGCGCAACCGGCGCGTGGACGCGGCGGGGCTCGCGCCCCGGGGCGCGGAGCGGGCGCGGGTGCCGGGTGTGCTGACCGGTACGGAGCCGCGGGCGGGTGGTGGGGTGCTCCGGTTCACCCGTTCGGAGCTGCTGGTACGGGTCACCGCGGGCGGGGCGGTGTTCTGGGGATGGGACGGCGCCGCGCCGACGCCCTCGTACGCGGTGGTCGGCAGCGGGCCGGAGCCCGATCCGCGCGCCGTGCTGGAACCGGACACCGACGGCGGGTGGCGGGTGGTGTCCGAGCGCGTGACGGTGGCGGTGTCCCGGCACGGGGCGGTGGAGGTGCGCACCCCCGGTGGGACGGTGCTGCGGCGGGATCTGCCGCCGCGGTGGTGGGAGCCGGCCGGCGGGGGCGGCGGGGCCGCTGGAGGTGGTGGAGCCGACGAGGGCGGAGCCGCCGGCGGGGGCCGTGGGGGCAGAGCTGCCGGTCGCGGCGGGGACGCGCGGTGGCTGCTGCGGAGTGAGGTGGCGGCGGACGCGCGGGTGTTCGGGCTGGGCGGGCGGGCGGTGGGGCCGCGGTTGCGCGACGGCAGCTACCGGCTGTGGAACACGGACCCCAAGGGCGGGTTCGGGTCCGGGGCCGGTTCCGGCGAGGACCCCCTCTACATCACGATGCCGGTGCAGCTGGTGGTCGCGGACGCGGGTACGCACCTGATCTTCCACGACAACTCCTGGGACGGGCGGGTGGTGCTGCGGGAGGGCGAGGAGGGCGCGGGCTCGGGGGCGGACCGGCCCGGATCCTGTGAACTCCGCATGGAGGGCGGCCCCTTGCGGTGCTGGGTGCTGGTGGGGCCGCCCGGGCGGGTGTTGCAGGGCTGGTCCGGGCTGACCGGCGGGGCGGCCGTGCCGCCGGAGTGGGCACTGGGGTACCAGCACGCGCGGTGGGGGTTCGGCAGCGCCGCGGAGGTACGGCGGATCGTGGCGGGGTACGCCGAGCACGGGCTGCCGCTGTCGGCCGTCCATCTGGACATCGACCACTACGACGGCCACCGGGTCTTCACCGTGGACCGCGAGCGGTTCCCCGATCTGCCGGGGCTGGCCAAGGAGTTGGCGGACGGTGGCGTCCGGCTGGTCTCCATCGTCGACCCGGCGGTGAAGACCGGCGACCCGGTGCACGCCTCGGGGCTCGCGGTCGGCGCGCACGGGGCCTTCGTACGGGACGCGGCGGGGCGGGAGGTCCGGGGAGAGGTGTGGCCGGGCGAGTGCGCGTACCCGGACTTCACCGATCCGCAGGTGCGGCGGTGGTGGGGAGGGCTGTACGAGGAGCGGCTCGCGCAGGGCTTCGCCGGGGTCTGGCACGACATGAACGAGCCGGTCGCCTTCGCCCCGTTCGGGGACCGGACGCTGCCCCGCTCGGCGCGGCACGCGATGGACGGGGCCGGCGGGGACCACCGGGAGGCGCACAACGTGTACGCCCTCGCGATGGCGCGCGCGGGCTGGGAGGGGCTCGTACGGCTGCGCCCGGCCGAGCGGCCGTTCCTCTTCTCCCGGTCGGGGTGGGCGGGGATGCAGCGGTACGGGGGCACGTGGTCGGGTGACGTGGCCAGCAGCTGGGACGGGCTGCGGGCCTCGCTGGCGCTGGTGCTGGGCCTCGGGCTGTGCGGGGTGCCGTACTCGGGGCCGGACGTCGGCGGCTTCTGGGGCACCCCCTCACCGGAGTTGTACCTGCGGTGGCTGCAACTGGGCTCCTACCTGCCGCTGTTCCGGACCCACTCGGCGATCTGGGCGGGGCGGCGGGAGCCCTGGGAGTTCGGGGAGGAGACCACCCGGGCCGCGCGGGCCGTCCTGGCGGAACGGGAGCGGCTGCGGCCGTACTTCGTGACGCTGGCCCATCTGGCGCGGCGCACCGGGGCCCCGTACGTGCGGCCGTTGTGGTGGGGGGCGCCGGAGGACCGGGCGCTGCGGGAGTGCGAGGACGCGTTCCTGCTCGGTGACGCCCTGCTGGTGGCTCCGGTGCTGGAGTGCGGGTCGGACCGGCGGGCGGTGCGGTTGCCGCGCGGGCAGTGGTACGACACGGCGACGGGCCGGGCGTACGAGGGACCGGGCCAGATCCTGCTGGACGCCCCGGCGGACCGGATCCCGGTGCTGGCGCGGGCCGGCTCGCTGCTGCCGGTGCGGGCGGCCGACGGATCGGTGGCCCTGGAGGCGTGGGCCCCGGCGCGGGGCCGCACGGGCGGCGGGGTGGTGATCCGGGACCCGGGGCCGGGCTTCGAGCCGGGCGAGGTGGAACGGTACGTGGTGCGGTGGGTCGGGGACGCGGTGGTGGTGGAGGACGAGGCCGGGGAACGGGTGGACGGGGTGGTGCTGCGGGGGCTTTGA